AAACTGATGAGTGTTCAAAAAGAAGATCCAATTAAGCTTCACAAGCAAGGCAACATTTTATACGAGACCGAGAAATACGAGGAAGCTACAGAAAAGTTCCTTCAATCTTCAGAACTTTACGAAAAGAAGGGCAATTTTTTCGACGCTTCAACCATGTTGTTCAAGGCTGGTGAATGCAGTTTCATGCTAAAGAACTATAAAACAGCTATTGAACGTTTCAACAAGTCTGCTGAAATTGCCTTTCAAAAAGGGTTCGACCGCTTCGGTGTCAGTGCCCTAGAATACATTCTAGACTGCTACAAAGCATTGAAAAAAGAGAAAAGCAAAGAAGCCGCGGAGTTGCAGAAGAAGATAAAGGAAGTCAAAGACAAACTTGCATCGCAACTATTCTAAAAGGCCACTTTTTGAACTAGGAATGCTTAT
This genomic window from Candidatus Bathyarchaeota archaeon contains:
- a CDS encoding tetratricopeptide repeat protein encodes the protein MSVQKEDPIKLHKQGNILYETEKYEEATEKFLQSSELYEKKGNFFDASTMLFKAGECSFMLKNYKTAIERFNKSAEIAFQKGFDRFGVSALEYILDCYKALKKEKSKEAAELQKKIKEVKDKLASQLF